The Magnolia sinica isolate HGM2019 chromosome 11, MsV1, whole genome shotgun sequence DNA window ACACGTGGCACTCATGTAcaactatccacaccgtccaaattatTGTGTAGGTTATGGATGCAGCCCACATCAAAAATTACATTAATCAAGCAATCCCAAACGTCCAATTATCTctatcaaatgaacggttaaaTTAAAGTAGTGAGTGATCCAAATTCTGAAATATTAGACGATTTTAGTTTCCTGAGTCAACCTCCATCCACAATTTGGATTTTGGACGGTGAATTACTAATACAGCCTCTCCCATAGATGCATGTGGTAGCCTATTAGGTGTTATCCTTACCGTGTGGGCCCATCTCTATGATGTGTtaggctgtccatctatttttctataccATTTTAGGACTGAtcaaaaaaattaagtagatccaagtctcatgAGGTGAACCACACctgaggaaatagtgatgattgaacacctattattaaaaatttcccaaggcccattgtaagcagatccctaatgtttattttccatccaaccagttgttAAGGTCAAATAGACCTAGATGAggagaaacataaatatcagcttgatccaaaactttcttggCCTTCAAAAAATTTTCTACGGTCCTTTCAAGTATTGTTGTCAATTAGAGATTTCGATCTGCTTTGAGTTTTACGATAATGTTCTAAATTGAGATGAAAagacagatgaacggtgtagatataaaaaactttatcaaggtgggccccacacaaataaGGGTAACACATATTAAGGTGTTACCTAGTAAAACCTGATCCACCCCGTATGAATATAAAAAGGGTAGCACCTACGACCATGAGTTTGTGAAGAAAGATGGAGAAGATGAGGAAAGGCTCGATCTTGATAGcatatgtggtgttgatgttgttgTTGGTGTCTTCTTGTTTCTCTTGCACGACTAAAGATAATGGATGCAAAGACTGCATTCTTAAACAGTTAAAGTGCGATTGTCCGAATTGTAAATCCGTGTTACGTTGCATGGCTGGCTGTCTATGGCACGGATCATCCCAAGTTAAGTGCATAAAGAAGTGTGACTCATGCAAAAGTGGGCCACGCTTATCAAAATgtaagaaatgcatgaatgaatgcAAGTGTAGCTGTGTCACCTATTCAACGTAGGTGATCTTATGATCATGGAAAATAAATGGTGGATTTTGTACCATCCATCTTGCATGAAAGTggggtgctctctctctctctctcaatgataTATCATAACTTGTGGTAAGTATTATCCTTCAATTCCTAACGTTTGGCTTTGTAGGACCTTAGTACCGTTGAAACAATGGGCCTTGTAGTGGAGATTATTCGGAGCAAATATCTCAGCCACCCAGTTGGAATCAGTTGACAACCGAAGGTCTGACTCAATATACAGGTGTGGCCCAGTTATTGAGTGGATCAGTGTGATTTCTGATATTGGTGATCTCCCATATTTGGGGCTACTAGCTGTTTTGAAATGTTTTGAAATGGGTAATGTCTGCCGGCGTGTGGATGCACGAACGGATTCAATggcaatttattttattttattttattttgtttttttttttgacgtTGAAGGATCGGATGTGATCAGAGCTGTTCATTAAACTGGGCCAAGAGGACCCAAGAGTATCTTAGTAGTATACTGATGCAgagtgggtcacggacagtttcatggccaagatggattagaaaaggcctgttgacgacagaagtgatccggaccgtcagaccttaaaatgggcgtatctcgcaatccggaatgagttattcaatgcaccatatatgattttgggataggacaaactactttagccacccaactccactatgctaggttgcccacactgaatttgcaaaataccaccagatctatggttgaaatcccattttaatttcgattgaaatcccattttaatttcatttttactataaatagtaagttttagtttgattataattcttccgttgggctttaggagtttgaaaagtacttagaataattaagagaatagcatgtgaagccaaataggacacttgttatttttggctgaaaaccttgcgcactcgtaggcatcacaaccgtctataactAGTAAGTTACTAATTCTAGGAGTTCTAGTTGTAGTCTGATTCAGtgtccaaatgaagaaaaagagtaGTGCATGATCAATGTTGTAACCTGATTCGGCTGTGATGATTATGCATGGTCCGagcctaagtgggacccacttctatgAAAGATCTAGCTTACTTATTgaaggcttgtttggatgcaaccaaataagtaaatttatttttttaaaatgctgATGGCAGAAGTTAAATTACTTAGCCACCGGGAGAAATGAAGCACATGATCTAAATGCACTGCACatggtgatagttcaccaccgttCCAATATAGTGGTTACCTTCAACCGCACATCTGGCACAATTTGGCTGGGTGGGCCTTTAATCACCACTCCTCCTTcgagtggggtccattggagcttgtggatgaagctgatacttgtattttcccttcatcaaggtttgtGTGACTGACGCGATCAActagttagatggcaaataaacggtatggtggggctaggaagttttcaaaggtagACATTCGGTCACTATTATTTCATGagggggtggggtccacttgaactttgaatctgttTTCTTTTTGAGGCCGGCCCAAAGACCTTATGGtcagttagatgtcaaataaacatcatggtaggccccaaagGAAGATTTAATGGTGGATGCTCTACctacactatttcttgtggtggatGTTCTATCTGATggattttcctcctcagttcagatgAAAGATAGTGCAGCCGGTTGAAAATCGAAGTGTTTCACCgcactgttcgaccagtcgagtggactgctcgaccagtcgagtgaacagtgctcgaccagtcgagggtcacttgactcaaagtccagcgagctcagtgaatggtgctcgaccggtcgagtgaacaggctcgaccagtcgaggactctgctcaactagtcgaggctaCGCAGATTCAGTCcgaattttgtgcggactgcggaaattggAGGCGGTTTCGCAGAGGTACGAAAGGGAaattgtctaaactataaataggtgtccctaaggCTTTCCTAAGgtattgagaagggtattctaagggttttcacgaccaaggtgagagggaaggagagagaaagggagagagagaggaaacttgtggatggaggttctgctcgtagaggtgatctactgtgcactcgccGTCTCAGCGCTtatacgtcctcgtaatcggtgagatctctccgtttttcttttattctcttattgtttatccactcctgcgtgagtgaaaaaggtttgatccaagcagtgtgtgcttgtgatcggttgtaacattctacttcatagtggattgttgatctggacgaggtctcgtggtttttacctctttgaggttTTTGTATATAAAATCTTTTCtgttgtgtggtttgtgctttgatttattttattgctttattatctcataattctggtgtttttgggaggctaaatcctaaggttttgtgcaacagaccccaacaaagtggtatcggAGCGAGGTTGTTTGAACGGAGTGAGATTGATTCTAAATTATGAAAGGTGGCTCATTAATGAttatcagtctcaatggttctaactagaccatatggaaggctaagatggaggacttgctttattgcaaggacttgaaTGCTCCAATCTTATGCATATCAGCAAAAacaaaggatatgacagatgatgattggaagaaattagattgaaaggcggtggggtttattagataatggttggacgattctgtattccaccatgtgtatACGGAGACCTCAGCTGCTAGCCCATGGCTGAAACTGCAagagctgtatgagaggaagacaggcGGCAATAAGATTTTCCTGATATGACGACTTATGAATCTAGAGTTCAAAAATGGTAATTCTGTGGCTGAGCATATGAAAAAGGTAAGCAATATTTTGAAccaactctccgctatgaagatgatCGTGGATGATGAATTATacgctttactattgcttagctcattgcctaatagttgggagacatttgTGGTgtttctaagtaactccgcgtcaAACATAAACGTATTTATGGAGTAGGTAACTACCTGTCTTTTCAATGAGGacacaaggaggaagtctcagaggtctactcaacaagaggcccttcTGACACAAGAATgggagagaggaaagaacagaaaaagtaggaaggcccgagataaatcaagaggcaagtcgagtactaggAAAAATGTTGAATGCtaaaattgtggcaagaagggccactataagtatgaatgttgtaagaataagaacgataagaaaggaaaaggaaatgagaaggaaTATGAATTAGATTttactgcggtcgcttcagatggtgacGTTGTAAATATTCTTTCTGCAGATCATGATATttgtctcatggctacgagtcaAGACACCGACTGAGTGATAGACTCGGAAACCTCGTTTTATGcaactccacgcagggacttctttaCAAGATACAAGTCACGTGACTTTGGGACCgggaagatggaaaattctggcgtatcaaaGATTgtaggggtcagtgatatttgtgtaAAAACCGATGTGGGTTGCATATTAGTTCTCAGAGATGTGAGGCACATTTCAGACCTTCGTCTCAACTTAATGTCGataggaaggttggatgatgatggttataaaagccgatttgttggtgaGCGCTGAAAGCTCAttaagggttcattgatcgtggtcagaggaaagaagtgttgtaccctttacaaggcaattGTCAATATGTGTAAGGTTGGGTTGAATGTAgtgaaagattcagctattgacatgtggcacaggtgtctaggtgtaacgccctgaatttcgagggtcgagtaaagctctactcctgaaatccagcacatcacttatataatatggataatgatgtttaggtTTCGCCCATATTAACgagttaaacatgaatgagattatactaaaacagcatatcatactccggatataattaaactaagcaagcggaagtctgaaacatatatatatttaagcatgtaagtatttcacaacctccagagtataagtatgtaaccgggctgaatatatacatgtattattttaaaatgaacaaaatgtgaaaaagtaaatgtgttcaactaagccaaatatccatgtagtccctgcgcatcggcacgaggtctatatcgacccgcccgagagctgaaagtaggagaactcctcttcatccataaagtcctgctctgTCGCATAAACTTCATCAGTACTTGCATTTAAactagagtctagttggtgttttaaaatactgtccaagaatgggaatgagtggccaactcagtggtactataaggcaaaagttaacatgttatcaagtcaaataaagagtaatgataaagcaacataacaatcacttcctaactactcttgttaatgcaggaatggagtgcaagtaatgatataTGCTCTTACACTAAAggtccctcacaagcgactctgacaacctatttcgcatatgacagcaCTCCCTCAAAATAGTGCAACTTCATCTtcaaagcacatcctaactaatgcaatgcgatgtatGGTCATTTTAGCCGAGTACTTAGTTAAgctttcatacagcaggtttgggaagctagggtacctccctttatatcattgagcCGAACCgaaggatctatctagggtcgtcaagcctagttaagcacatacaatATGCAAGTtctagggcatcactcctaatgaaaagcagtcgataggcaaattcaagagtttatactcgtagtcactacgggaggctcgtcacctcagcgtaggccaacagcacgaacacagtgtcccataccaccatacccggctcacgagtcttagttgctcactggtcactacggggaggctcgtcaccccagcataggccgacagcttgaacacgatgtcttataccaccatgctcggctcatgagtcttagcggatcgtggtaccatggttaaagtgggtctttacattggtgaggggtaccttagattcaagtagtagtgttcatatatggtaaacacacaataggcaaatcggtttgttaggcaagttcgattggtatagGCACGCactaacttaatcgacatggagcgcataagcacccctcgtggcttaaccactgtcgacaatcgtcgtgcgacctgGATTTGTCGAATTTTTCCAATGTGGCatgactaattcagccacctaaACTATGACTGTTACCAATTTCCTAGGCTACGTTATAGCCCCAATCTTATTCAGATGCAACAAATaaagacatgtgataatcatttcagcatttgatCAAACAATCTAAGTAAATtcctcattcgagcatttcatcaaacacattgatcatgttgccaaacacttgcattttatcaataatTTGCATGGAGGTGAATATAACTTCATgtaagaaactatacatatgtataaggcaataaagaatcctatcttaatactcgtaatacatacaaatcatcaacaatttctcattcagacaattcaacaaatacttagactacacttcaccaaatacatagactaggttagttatgacatatattttagcaattccataTACGGAGAGATCAACGTGCTTGTGACAATGATTAACCTTAAATCAGTAATCATGACAAGctcaaatcatattcaaatgctcattcaaacatttcaacaaacacatggaatgcatcttttactcatcatagttcatatatatatttcCTACAGAAAtcggcgtatctaagacaatacagcagcaatcaagttagacataaatcattagctgacattaaaagcattgataactataacctaagtgtttacagtctgcacctttcgtcaggATGCTCTATTCAGACTCGGTACAAACTCTACATTTTCGAAAACGGAACGTCGGACACCTAATGATGTAATAGGTTACCTAGTTTGACGAACAATCAACCTAAATCTCTACAAtgacattagggttaggttttctgaTCCCAAATCGTAGCCGAAATGGGTTGTGTAGTATGATAGGATGAAGATTCGGTGCATGGagtcgtgggagaggattcctgcaacGATATCCCaagatctctcttctctctttcctcttctcttcttttctctctctctcccttagggttttgagaaaattcgtatatgagagaggtggggtgagataagggctatttataagcctagaagtgatgcaaatggccccaaggccactaTATACATAGGTTATATCCTTTGGgcgcctgtttttgacaaacagggctcaccaggaggcccactactcacctatgTCATAGGATACGTTCCTTGAAAATGGATTTatgccaggacatgatttcgATGCGATCAGATAAGCCGATCGACCATGGAGAACCTATGTCAGATCAACgatcatacttactcaatcggggccacagttatatggaaatgtgcaggaaaattttctttccccatgggtgaagtttggtcagaaactgacggtttgaaatcctcaatttcgcatgAGAgtaaatggcccaattcacttaagtttcatttcattttctaaaggtattcgcgtttctcatgcacttcactcagggctcaagttgtacgcttctagacactatctgggcttgattctcgcgatggttgtcaagcccagtaggatggatatactcctatagtttcgcggtcatcagaccCTCGACGTGCGTTCTaagtccgatacggggtttcaatgtactcccgagagagACAGGctcttgagatttctcctaggtctctaagtgacattgagtcagtggtattaatggttttaagccttctcatttgtggaaatggtggcccgagcttaatccactgattatttagtttaatacttaactaattTCTGCCTAAAATATTTGATAGGGTGAGTTGAATgcagtggaagattcagctattgacatgtggcacaggcatctAGGCCACGTGAGTGAAAAAATGGCTTCAGGTACTAGTGAGGAAGCGGCTcattccagacgtgacaggtatatctctcaaaacttgtattgattgtttatcagagaAACAATATGGaatttcatttgttaaaactgtttctcatgttaataaagtgcatgcattagatttggtttattctaatgtttgtagTGCTataaggacaaaaaccttgggtggggcattatattttgtcacttttatagatgatgcatctaggagggtttgggtttatgctttgaaatccaagaatGAGGTCTTTGgtatgtttaaattatttcatgctatggtcgagagagagagacatgtagatcGTTGAAGTGCATCcatactgacaatggtggtgaatacatcagtGACTTTCataagtattgtaagtccctaggtatacagcatgaacagacggttcccaagaccccccagcataatggtgtggctgagcgaatgaatcacactattgtagagagaatcagatgcatgttatcccatgtgaagttgcccaagacgttctggggagaagcaatgcacacgacagtatatttgataaacaggtctccatcagtcccgttgaatggagaagtacccaagaaggtgtggactgaataagatccatcgtacagtcatctcagggtgtttagaTGTAGGGCATCTGTTCACATAACAAAGGACGAGGGGTCCAAGCTTAATATGAAGATCATGCAATGTGTGTTCTTaaggtacggtgatgaaaagttcggctacagattgtgggatccgaccgagaagaagctcgtcaagagCAAAGATGTGGTTTTATTTGAAGATCATTGTATAAAAGATATtggtaagccagaaaagaaccagCCTAgctcaggtgagctagaggacatggatctggtTATTTGTCTCGTGGTATATGACAacggggagtacaacaaggtgcagaggacgagggagttcctacagaagatggactaggggagcagcccccacttgatccacctgttgatccacaggtgaggaggtcatttagggacTGACAGTCGTCTAAAAGGAACTCGCTGCCTGAGTACATTATTGTCATGCCCCAAGctcagaaaccgggttcacaaaattcctgatcgttgaatccagtgccgacagcctctgtagtaccccattcttggctcccagcgcccatatgccaggttccgatcctaggatcctaattgagcctatgctatggtgatgaaaaacctgtgttagagggctacacagatgcagatatggaaGGTGACATAGGATCCAGGAAATCTACATCGGGGTTCCTGTTCACGTTTGTAGGGAGAGCGGTTTCTTaacagagcaagctacagaaggtcgtagcattgtcgacgacagaggccaagtacattgcagtcatagaggcatgtaaagagatgctttgaatgaagaggttcctacaggaacttagcctaaagcaggagcagcacgtggtctattgcgatagtcaaagtgctatacacttgagtaagaatctAAGTcaacactccaagtcgaagcacataaagattcgATATCACTGGACCAGGGATACTTTAGAACCGAAGGTGTTACAGTTTGAGAAGATCCAAATGGACGATAATAAGTCAAACATGATGACCAAAGCTttgctcaagggtaagtttgaggtttgtagaaaccagccTAGCTTGAAAAACGTGAATTCCTCCTAAgtcggaaagggggagatttgatggggttttccttctcaatttagaggagagatagtgcagcCGGTTAAAAATTGGAGTGTTTCACCGCGCtatttgaccagtcgagtggactaatcgaccagtcaagtgaatagtgctcaaccagtcgagggtcactcgactcaaagtccagcgagctcagtgaacagtgctcgaccagtcgaggacctagctcgaccggtcaagtgaacAGGcctgaccagtcgaggactctgctcgactagtcgaggctacgCAGATTCAGTccagattttgtgcggactaTGGAAATTGGAGGCGGTTTCACCAagaagttgtctaaactataaatagggatccctagggcttttctaagttATTGAAaagggtattctaagggtttttatgaccaaggtgagagagagagagagagggagagagggtaagcttgtggaagggaggttctgctcatagaggtgatctactgtgcactcgacatctcagcgcttttacatcctcgtaatcggtgagatctttacaattttcttttattatcgaattgtttatccactcctgcgtgagtgaagaaggtttgatccaagcggtatgtgcttgtgatcgattgtaacgttctgcttcatagtgaattgttgatctggacaaggtcccgtggtttttacctctttgagggttttccatgtaaaatctcttgtgtcatgtggtttgtgctttgatttatttcattattttattatcccataattctggtgtttttgggaggctagatcctaaggttttgtgcaacagcCCCCAACActatcaacactatttcttgggGTGCGTCCACAGAGGTTTTGATTTTGGCTTTGAATTTACACcacttgcttcttcttcttcttcttttaccaTTCATTTGTTGGATGGTTAGAAGTTCCTTATCAGTACAATTTTAGACATATGTTCAATCCACAATGTGCCctgcaatttggatggtcaggatatcTATAAATGAGTGCCACACCGCTAATTAAAAATGATACTAAAGTAATATAAGAGTCTATGACTATTTGGGATCTCTACTAATGagacattatttatttattctaataaattaagtttttattttgaaaataatttatTTAGTAAAGTTATAATTATATCgttaaaatttttgaaatctaATTTAAAAAAAAGTTCTTAAAAAGTGTAAGTGCAAGAGAGATCACTTTTTTTTAAGGGCTTATTTGGTTCAAGCATATGGATATTTTTAGTTAATTTTGAGATAAATTTGTTCGTAAACCTTTAAAATAATTCTCATCTCGCTCTCTTCTCATTTTTACACTCTccctaaggtgggcccacatagcaaacGACCATCttgaatgtgaggcccacataatgaatagtctacattacggtgggctcacATAATACAccattcacatcaaaggtgggccctacatgatagaTGGCCGCATATCAAAGTGTGGCCCTAC harbors:
- the LOC131218060 gene encoding uncharacterized protein LOC131218060, with product MEKMRKGSILIAYVVLMLLLVSSCFSCTTKDNGCKDCILKQLKCDCPNCKSVLRCMAGCLWHGSSQVKCIKKCDSCKSGPRLSKCKKCMNECKCSCVTYST